A segment of the Pedobacter faecalis genome:
AAGCCATTGAAATGGAGAACAAAGCTATAGATATAGCAACCAAAAGTAATGATACACGGAATATACCTATCTATAAAGAGATAATTTCTAAGATGGAAAAGGGAGTAGCTATTTGGAAGGAGGTTAATTAATTTATGAAAGTAATTATATCTTTTTGGCTTTGGGTTTTGTGTTTGGGAACGTGCTACGGACAGAAACCAGCGCTTGCGCTTGAAACGTATAAATCCTGGACCGAAGTGAATTTAGGAGGAATCAGCCCCGATGCTCGTTACGCTTACTACTACATAAATAGCAAAGCAATGTCCTCAGATAATAATTCTGAATTTATCCTGAAGACAACATCTGGAAAATCATTGTATTCAGTTTCGGGCCTAACTTCGCCAACAATCAGCAATGACAGCAAGTACCTATATGGAACTTTGCCAGGTGATAGCCTTTTAATTTATGACTTCAATGGCAATAGAAATTACTTTGTTCCTAATGTTAAAGGCTATGAATTGATCGACGTGAAAGGGACTACACACTTGCTATTGAAATCAAGACAAGCGATTAAATTATGTGATCTTTCCGGCAGAATATTAAAGCAGTTTGAAAACGTAAGCCAATATAAGTTCTCACCGTCTGGTGAATCCCTAATTCTGTTAAAAAGCGATCCAGGCGCAAAAGAGCGTGTTGCCGCTTGGTTTGTGGACATGACTTCCAACAAAAACAAACAAATTTTTAGTGGACCTAATGTGAGTAATGTTATTTTCGACAACATTGGATCGCAAGCAGCATTTGTAGTAAACGAGGCTAATGCCAATAGTCTTTGGTATTACAAAGTTGGTTCTGATCAAGCGGTATTACTCGCGGATCAGCACAATGATGGAATAGATAATACCATGTCTATCGTTACAGGGGAATATTGGAGATTTAGCAAGGATGGGGAGAGGCTGTTTTTCTCTTTAAAAACAAACGGCGGAAAGCAGACAGATACAAATAAACCCTCGGATCTGGAAACATGGAGTTACGAGGATGCATATTTGAAAAGTTTTTATAATGGTATGGTTGGGATGCAGATGTTGCAAAACCGTAACTACTTATCCGCAATAAATCTTTCTAACAGAACTGTCTTACAACTTATTAACTGTGAAGAACGATTGGTATCAGGTTCTCTACGCTACGAAACAGATAGCATTTTTATAATACTCTCAACTAAGGCACTAAATACGGAACGATGGAACAAAAACTCTAGGCTATCATTCTATATTTGCAATACTAAAACCGGAAAACGCAGTTCTTTAGAACTGGACAGGACACATTGGATTTCGCCTACACTTTCTCCTACCGGAAGGTATATTATTTACTTCGATCCGGCATTAAAAAGCTATGTTTCTTATCAAACAGCGACCAAAACAAAGAAGGCCATCACCGACAAGATCAAAGTCGGCTTTGGGTATTATTATAATAGACACTACCCGAATCAAGAGGAAGCGACAACTGGAATAACGGGCTGGCTTAAAAATGACAATGCTCTGCTCATAAACACAATGTATGATATTTATAGGGTCGATCCAGCAGGAAATACTGATCCTATCAATGTGACGCAGGGTTTAGGCGAGAAGGAGAAAATTGTTTTTTACCTTGCAGGGCAGCCAACTGGCGGTACAGTAGATGAAGATAAAATCTTATTTGGCGCATTCCATACAAAGACTAAGCAATATGGATTTTATGAATACCATGCAAATACTAAAGGGCAGAAATTAAAAGAATTGTATAAGGGTTCCCGGTACTCAGGACATCTTGACTATGTTTATTATCAGCTAAGAGATGATGACTTTTTAACAGCTAAAAATGGGAAGGGATATCTGGTGAAGTGGCAACAGGCAAATAAGTCACCTAATTATTACTTTAGTAAAGATTTAATATCTTTTAATCAGTTAAGTCATCTCAACCCTGAAAGTAAGTACAACTGGCTTAGTTCAGAATTATGCTCTTATACAGATAGCTTGGGAAACCAATATCAGGGAATACTATACAAGCCTGAAAATTTTGATCCAAACAAAAAATACCCTGTTGTGTTCAGAATTTACGAAACCCAAAGCAATTCGTTGAATGCCTATATTCAGCCAGGACCTGTAGGGGCTAATTTTAATATCGCTTTGTTAGTAAGCAACGGGTATTTGGTGTTTCTACCAGATATTAGGGGTATCATTGGTGCACCAGGAGAAGGAGCATTACGGTCGGTTTTAGCTGCGGCAAACCACGTAGGCCAATATAGTTTTGTTGACAAGGACAAATTTGCGCTTGTAGGTCATAGTTTTGGCGGCTTCGAAACAAATTACGTCATGACACACTGCAACAGGTTCTCCGCAGCTATATCAGGTGCCGGAGTTAGTGATATGACCCGTTTAGCTACATCTATATGGTTTCCTGGACAGAGCCAGCAATCTTTTACACAGCATTCTTATTTTATGATGGAAAAGACAGTTGTAGAAAATCCGCAGGCTTATGTTCGTAATTCCCCACTTTATGAGGCAAAGAATGTAAACGCCCCAATTTTGTTCATGCATAATGATGGTGATGAAAACGTAGACTTCCGTCAGACGCAAGCCTTTTATCTCGTTCTTCGCAGCCTCGCCAAACCTTGCTGGTGGCTCAATTACAAAGGTCATGGGCATGGAGTAGGCGGTGAAAAAAATCAGCTTGACTATAACAAGAAGGTGTGGCAGTTTCTGGATCATTATCTGAAGGGAGCGCCAATGCCCCAGTGGATGAAGGAGCACATTTAACATCTAAACACTACTATTATTTTATGAAAAAACAATTACTAACGCTTCCCGAACTGGAGGCTTTCATGGAAAGCCATGGAAATATTTATATGAATAATAACGGAATAGATATCCACTTTGCTGGCGGCCTCTACATCGATGCAATATTGTGGGATAAATCGCCTGTTGAGTTTTCAATATGCTTGTCACTGGACGTAGAGAACCCCGATTTTATGGAGATTTTAGATTATGAGTGCGTTGAGGATATTGAGAATCTCGACACGGATTACCTCTGGAATATGCTCGGTAAGGGACATGCGAAGGTGTATGCATGTACAGAGGAATTGTTCGGCTTTGGGATTATGTTTGAGCAGAGGAATGGAAAGACTTATGTGTCTAAAGAAAGTGTGGATTCTGTTTCTATTGAGGTTTTGGACGGGGTGTTTGAGGAGCTGGCCTGGTATCGTTCTTATATAAAAAATAACGTGCTGCGCTGGTACGAGATGTCGGAAGAAATGGGATATATATTGAATTAATTACGCTCTTAACAATCTGCTTTTATGATCAAAATAGTTCACGCCTTTGACAGGCTAATGAAATTGCTACGCAGTATTAACCCGGATCTTGAACTGCCGCCGCAGTTGGAACCGCTGCTGCGGAACGAAATGGATGAGATTCACCCTGTGCATCATGAGGTGTTGGTGCATCAGGGGGATCTACCGCTGTATGCGTATTACATTATCAGGGGCTATGTGTATGTAACGTATATATGCGAGGCCGGGGTGAGGCATGTGCTGCGCTTTTACCGCAGCAATAGTATTGTGGCTTTTCTGAGCTTTCTGGAGCAGAAGGCTTCGCCGTATACGATTTGTGCGGGCAAGGATACGATCTTGTCGCGCGTTAGGATAACTACCATGAAGAAGGTTTACCTGATCACAGGTATGTATGAGTTTGCGCAGCGTACGGTGATGCTGTATGATTCGGCTAAGGAGAAGCTTCGGGAGGATATGATGGGTTTGCCCGTGCCGGAAAGGGTGCGGATGTTTTATAAGGTGTATCCTTTTCTGCTTCCGGCCGAAAGTGCGCGTATGGATGTGTTTGTAGCGGCGTATTTGAAAATTAGTGATAGTACGTTGTATAGGACCCGCTATTCCGTCATTTGACGATGCAAGGCCTATTCACCCATGTTATTTTTGGTTAACAACTAAATAAACGTAATTATTCCTATGGGCAAATTGAATGTTGAGGGTCGGAATGGCCTGACTGTATACGCTTACAGAAAAAGAAATAATGCTGCATCCCTGGTTTTTAGACGTGGCGGCGGACATTTGTTCCGGCTTACCAAAATTGTTTGGGGTGAGCAGGCGATCACTGAACTTGAGCGCTTGCTTACAAATCCGCCAGCTGACGGGGGAATTATGATGGTGGAGAGCCCGCGTGGCCGTCGGCACTGGGTGATTGAGGTTATAGCTGATGATGAGGGGCGGGCAGTGCTTGCGATCTGGGAGATTGGTGTACAAGGTAAGACATTGAAGCGTTTTTCGAACGACTTTTAGATCTTCTCGCCTTTTCGTAAGGCATTTTCTGCGGCGCCTGCTGTGGGAATAAAGCAGTAGTAAACCATCATAAAATTTAAAGAGATGGGACACTTAACAGGTGGCCCGTACTACGACTTGATCGGCAGGACGGGAAACAACGTGGGCCGCAGGGTTCGCGGCAAGAATGTTTTTTCTATGCGTCCGCATAGGGGAAACCGGACCTCGACGGAGGCACAGCTGGCTGTTCAGCTGAAAATGGGTTTAATTTCTTCCTGGATGAGCGATGTGAGTGCTTTCCTGAAGCTGGGCTTTGAGCACGAGGATCCGAAGATGTCGGCCTGGAATGCGGCAGTGAAGTATAATCTGGACAATGCGGTAACAGGCGTGTATCCGAGTTTTACGGTCGACTACTCGAAAGCTTTGTTCAGCAAGGGCAAGCTTTCGCCCCTGGCCAGTCTTTCTGTAGCAGCAGAAACGGAAGCGCAGCTCGACTTTAGCTGGTCGGCCGCTATTGAGGTGGCAAGGCCGGGTGGGCCTACCGACAAGGCAACGTTCATTGTATACAATCCGCTGAAGCAGGACTTCGTGGTTTCTCCGACGGGCGTTGTTCGGTCGGGACTGACCTACGACATGGCTCTGCCGCTTGATTTTAGCGGCGATGAGGTGGAGGTGTATGCTGCGGTGCTGAGTGTTGATCATAAGCTCGTGAGCACGAGTGTGTATGTGGGCAGTATTTTGGTGGTATAGGATCATGGCTGTGTTTCGTAACAACCTGCTCGGCGCGATAAGGGGCCGGGTAGGTAACATGGTGAGCTATGTGGTACTGGGCAAGAATGTGGTTCGCATGATTGGCCAGAACAATAAGCCACCTACGGAGAAGCAACTGGCCAACCGCCAGGCGATGAAGGTGATTTGCGAGGTGCTGAGCATGGCGAAACCTTTCACGCGGATTGGCTTTGACGCGGAGGCGAAACTGAGATCTCTTTACCCGCAGAATGTAGGCATCTCGGTGAATAAGCCGGCTGCGCTGAAGGGTGTGTATCCGCAAATTGAAGTGGATTATCCTAAGCTTAAACTGAGCATGGGCAGCGTGCCCGGATTGATGGGGCTGACCGTGGTAGCGGAGGATGATGGGCTGTGCATCACTTGGACGCCGGTTCTCGACTGGCAATATATGCATGACCGGATTATGGTGGTGGTGTACTTTCCCGAACTGGCCGCTGAAAAGCATGAGAAGGCTTGCATCGAGCTTAGTGGTGCGCGCCGGTCGGAAGGTATGGAAAGGATACCGCTCTCCCCTGCCCTGCTTAACCAGCGTATGGAAGTGTTTGTGGCGATGCGCGCTGCTTGCGGAGCGGATGTTTCGGACAGTCAGTACGCTGGCAGACTAAATTAGCCGCGGTTTTGTACCAACGAAAAAAGGATGCCTGCGGGCATCCTTTTTATTTTGAGGCTTAGGTAGGTTGATTAGGCTACTTCTGCTCCCAAGATGTCTTTCGAATAGGTTTTCAGGTATTTTTTCAGGATTTGACGTGCTACGTGGATCCTGGTTTTCACTGTTCCAATCGGGATGTTTAGCTCTTCTGCGATTTCGTGATATTTGAATCCTTCGAAGTATTTCATGAATGGCACATAGTATTCTGGCTGCAAAGTAGCCAGTGCCTTATTGATGTCGCCAATGACAAACTTGCTTTCGCTTGAGTTGCGTGCTGCGCTGTAGTGCAGATTGGCTGATGATATATCGTCTGACTGTGTGATAAGCGAATTTGTTTTTACCAGTCGGCGATAGTTATTGATGAAGGTGTTTTTCATGATGGTAAATAACCAACCCTTCAAATTCGTACCCTCCTTAAACTTACTGTAGTAAGTTACCGCTTTCAACAT
Coding sequences within it:
- a CDS encoding alpha/beta hydrolase family protein; the protein is MKVIISFWLWVLCLGTCYGQKPALALETYKSWTEVNLGGISPDARYAYYYINSKAMSSDNNSEFILKTTSGKSLYSVSGLTSPTISNDSKYLYGTLPGDSLLIYDFNGNRNYFVPNVKGYELIDVKGTTHLLLKSRQAIKLCDLSGRILKQFENVSQYKFSPSGESLILLKSDPGAKERVAAWFVDMTSNKNKQIFSGPNVSNVIFDNIGSQAAFVVNEANANSLWYYKVGSDQAVLLADQHNDGIDNTMSIVTGEYWRFSKDGERLFFSLKTNGGKQTDTNKPSDLETWSYEDAYLKSFYNGMVGMQMLQNRNYLSAINLSNRTVLQLINCEERLVSGSLRYETDSIFIILSTKALNTERWNKNSRLSFYICNTKTGKRSSLELDRTHWISPTLSPTGRYIIYFDPALKSYVSYQTATKTKKAITDKIKVGFGYYYNRHYPNQEEATTGITGWLKNDNALLINTMYDIYRVDPAGNTDPINVTQGLGEKEKIVFYLAGQPTGGTVDEDKILFGAFHTKTKQYGFYEYHANTKGQKLKELYKGSRYSGHLDYVYYQLRDDDFLTAKNGKGYLVKWQQANKSPNYYFSKDLISFNQLSHLNPESKYNWLSSELCSYTDSLGNQYQGILYKPENFDPNKKYPVVFRIYETQSNSLNAYIQPGPVGANFNIALLVSNGYLVFLPDIRGIIGAPGEGALRSVLAAANHVGQYSFVDKDKFALVGHSFGGFETNYVMTHCNRFSAAISGAGVSDMTRLATSIWFPGQSQQSFTQHSYFMMEKTVVENPQAYVRNSPLYEAKNVNAPILFMHNDGDENVDFRQTQAFYLVLRSLAKPCWWLNYKGHGHGVGGEKNQLDYNKKVWQFLDHYLKGAPMPQWMKEHI
- a CDS encoding Crp/Fnr family transcriptional regulator; translation: MIKIVHAFDRLMKLLRSINPDLELPPQLEPLLRNEMDEIHPVHHEVLVHQGDLPLYAYYIIRGYVYVTYICEAGVRHVLRFYRSNSIVAFLSFLEQKASPYTICAGKDTILSRVRITTMKKVYLITGMYEFAQRTVMLYDSAKEKLREDMMGLPVPERVRMFYKVYPFLLPAESARMDVFVAAYLKISDSTLYRTRYSVI
- a CDS encoding DUF6266 family protein, with the protein product MGHLTGGPYYDLIGRTGNNVGRRVRGKNVFSMRPHRGNRTSTEAQLAVQLKMGLISSWMSDVSAFLKLGFEHEDPKMSAWNAAVKYNLDNAVTGVYPSFTVDYSKALFSKGKLSPLASLSVAAETEAQLDFSWSAAIEVARPGGPTDKATFIVYNPLKQDFVVSPTGVVRSGLTYDMALPLDFSGDEVEVYAAVLSVDHKLVSTSVYVGSILVV
- a CDS encoding DUF6266 family protein, with protein sequence MAVFRNNLLGAIRGRVGNMVSYVVLGKNVVRMIGQNNKPPTEKQLANRQAMKVICEVLSMAKPFTRIGFDAEAKLRSLYPQNVGISVNKPAALKGVYPQIEVDYPKLKLSMGSVPGLMGLTVVAEDDGLCITWTPVLDWQYMHDRIMVVVYFPELAAEKHEKACIELSGARRSEGMERIPLSPALLNQRMEVFVAMRAACGADVSDSQYAGRLN
- a CDS encoding RNA polymerase sigma factor, whose product is MTKNEFNLQLNNHTSSLQSFALNFTKDIEDANDLVQDTMLKAVTYYSKFKEGTNLKGWLFTIMKNTFINNYRRLVKTNSLITQSDDISSANLHYSAARNSSESKFVIGDINKALATLQPEYYVPFMKYFEGFKYHEIAEELNIPIGTVKTRIHVARQILKKYLKTYSKDILGAEVA